Proteins co-encoded in one Chitinophagales bacterium genomic window:
- a CDS encoding pyridoxal phosphate-dependent aminotransferase — translation MPKISKKGELMPPSPIRKLVPYATEAKKRGTKVIHLNIGQPDIETPQVVRDAIKNFDYKVLSYLNSEGSEKYRVKLVDYYKSVGADITASEIIETTGGSEALLFGFMATMDPDDEIIIPEPFYANYNGFATAGNIKVVPITSSIETGFALPSIDEFEKKITTKTKAILICNPNNPTGYLYSNEELEQLKDIVLKHDLFLFADEVYREFVYDGKVHTSILSMPELAQNAIVVDSISKRYSACGARLGALITKNKDVLATVLKFAQARLSSPTYSEVAAEAALDTPSSYFEGVNKEYIARRNLLVELLNKIEGVKCPMPGGAFYAMAQLPVKDTDHFCQWMLEKFSHNGSTVMMAPAAGFYATKELGKSEVRIAYVLELSEIKEAVECLEKGLEEYRKLM, via the coding sequence ATGCCTAAAATAAGCAAAAAAGGTGAATTGATGCCACCGAGCCCGATTAGAAAGCTCGTTCCTTATGCAACTGAAGCAAAAAAAAGAGGCACAAAAGTCATTCACCTCAATATAGGCCAGCCAGATATTGAGACACCGCAAGTAGTTCGTGATGCTATCAAAAATTTTGATTATAAAGTATTGTCGTATCTGAATAGCGAGGGTAGTGAGAAGTACCGTGTAAAACTAGTAGATTACTATAAGTCGGTAGGTGCAGACATTACTGCCTCTGAAATTATAGAAACGACAGGCGGCAGTGAAGCTTTACTTTTTGGCTTTATGGCTACGATGGATCCCGATGATGAAATCATCATACCTGAACCGTTTTATGCTAATTATAACGGATTCGCCACCGCAGGAAATATTAAGGTTGTTCCCATAACATCCTCCATTGAAACTGGTTTCGCTCTACCTAGTATTGACGAGTTTGAAAAGAAGATAACCACTAAAACCAAAGCTATACTTATCTGTAATCCCAATAATCCAACAGGTTATTTATATTCTAATGAAGAATTGGAACAGTTAAAGGATATCGTATTGAAGCATGATTTGTTTTTATTTGCGGATGAGGTATATAGAGAATTTGTATATGATGGCAAAGTACATACTTCTATTTTATCTATGCCAGAGCTGGCACAGAATGCTATAGTAGTAGATAGTATATCCAAGCGTTATTCTGCCTGTGGAGCTAGATTGGGGGCATTGATTACAAAAAATAAAGATGTACTAGCGACAGTTCTAAAATTTGCGCAAGCTAGATTGAGTAGCCCTACCTACAGCGAAGTAGCAGCAGAAGCAGCCTTAGATACCCCCTCTTCCTATTTTGAAGGAGTGAATAAAGAATATATCGCTAGAAGAAATTTACTAGTAGAATTACTCAATAAAATAGAAGGCGTCAAATGCCCTATGCCAGGTGGGGCTTTCTATGCTATGGCTCAATTACCGGTAAAAGATACCGACCATTTCTGTCAATGGATGTTGGAAAAATTTTCGCACAATGGTTCTACTGTGATGATGGCGCCAGCTGCTGGATTTTACGCCACGAAGGAACTAGGGAAGTCGGAAGTCAGAATCGCCTATGTATTAGAATTGAGTGAAATCAAAGAAGCCGTCGAGTGCTTAGAGAAAGGATTGGAAGAGTATAGGAAATTGATGTGA